A region of Nostoc sp. 'Peltigera membranacea cyanobiont' N6 DNA encodes the following proteins:
- a CDS encoding MgPME-cyclase complex family protein, giving the protein MQTYYYVLASLRFLLQEEPIQEVIKERTRHYHEQEKQLDFWLVEQPAFLEAPEFAQLKAKCPQPAVAIISTNPQFITWLKLRLEYVITGEFQAPSETIPDALASLATVS; this is encoded by the coding sequence ATGCAAACATACTATTACGTTTTGGCTAGTCTTCGCTTTCTTCTCCAAGAAGAACCCATACAGGAAGTTATCAAAGAACGGACTCGTCACTACCACGAACAAGAAAAACAACTAGATTTTTGGTTGGTTGAGCAACCTGCTTTCTTGGAAGCACCCGAATTTGCACAGCTAAAGGCAAAGTGTCCCCAACCAGCAGTAGCAATTATTTCTACAAATCCCCAATTTATTACTTGGTTAAAACTGCGTTTAGAGTACGTCATCACTGGAGAATTCCAGGCTCCTTCTGAGACAATACCAGATGCTTTGGCATCATTGGCTACCGTATCTTAG
- the crtE gene encoding geranylgeranyl diphosphate synthase CrtE: MVATDNVQKIPPEEATFNLAVYLKERQKLCDNALDRAIPIIYPEKIYESMRYSLLAGGKRVRPILCLATCEMIGGTIEMAMPTACAVEMIHTMSLIHDDLPAMDNDDYRRGKLTNHKVYGEDVAILAGDGLLALAFEFVALETPQSVKRELVLQVVIRLGRALGAAGLVGGQVVDLESEGKSDISLETLNFIHKHKTAALLEASVVCGGIVAGASPEDVQRLTRYAQNIGLAFQIIDDILDITSTQEQLGKTAGKDQKAQKVTYPSLWGLEESRSKAQELVEAACVELEPFGEKAKQLQAIAHFITSRNN; the protein is encoded by the coding sequence ATGGTAGCAACTGATAACGTTCAAAAGATACCACCAGAGGAAGCCACGTTTAACTTAGCAGTCTATCTAAAAGAGCGACAAAAGCTTTGCGATAATGCTTTAGATCGGGCTATCCCCATCATTTATCCAGAAAAGATTTATGAGTCGATGCGCTATTCATTATTAGCTGGAGGCAAGCGGGTACGTCCCATTCTTTGTCTTGCTACCTGTGAAATGATTGGTGGAACTATTGAAATGGCTATGCCAACAGCTTGTGCAGTGGAAATGATCCACACAATGTCGTTGATTCATGACGATCTCCCAGCGATGGATAATGACGATTATCGGCGGGGAAAGCTGACCAATCATAAAGTCTATGGCGAAGATGTGGCGATTTTAGCTGGGGACGGCTTGTTGGCACTCGCTTTTGAGTTTGTTGCCCTTGAAACCCCCCAAAGCGTTAAGAGAGAGCTAGTATTGCAGGTAGTTATCCGTCTTGGTAGGGCGCTGGGGGCAGCTGGTTTGGTTGGCGGTCAAGTTGTCGATTTAGAGTCGGAAGGTAAATCCGATATTTCCCTAGAAACGCTAAATTTTATTCATAAACACAAAACGGCCGCCCTTTTGGAAGCTTCTGTAGTTTGTGGTGGGATCGTCGCTGGGGCATCACCTGAAGATGTGCAGCGACTGACCCGTTATGCTCAAAATATTGGGCTAGCATTCCAAATCATAGATGATATTTTGGATATCACTTCTACCCAAGAGCAATTAGGTAAAACAGCTGGTAAAGACCAAAAAGCCCAGAAAGTGACCTATCCCAGCCTTTGGGGACTTGAGGAATCGCGCTCAAAAGCCCAAGAGTTAGTTGAAGCAGCTTGTGTGGAATTAGAACCATTTGGGGAGAAAGCCAAGCAACTCCAAGCGATCGCTCATTTTATTACCAGCCGCAATAATTAG
- a CDS encoding SnoaL-like polyketide cyclase, with product MSATQSNNLPLWVQDRDKVIAESTDVEWRYQTPPDYSRSKENLAQESIHNHLEGTLEAIVQNLVRTFEMEVSFKANPQQWLSIVNEQFRVSTNGGVEYTAADVSAQGTYNLFMPDSEHYKASEESFESSAKVFHTTFPQGFPWEVLEVFSGPPNVTFKWRHWGHFNGEYKGHAPTGETIEIIGMSIAKVTDDLKVISLEHYFDNNLFLEKLTSGGKQTNAQKPTSACPFSSWFNKSRKS from the coding sequence ATGAGCGCAACACAATCTAACAATCTGCCACTTTGGGTACAGGATCGAGATAAAGTGATAGCAGAAAGCACTGATGTCGAGTGGCGCTATCAGACACCGCCTGATTATTCTCGTTCCAAAGAGAATCTCGCCCAAGAAAGTATCCACAATCACCTTGAAGGTACACTAGAAGCGATCGTGCAAAACTTGGTGCGAACCTTTGAGATGGAAGTATCTTTCAAAGCTAACCCGCAGCAGTGGTTATCTATTGTCAACGAACAGTTTCGCGTGAGTACCAACGGGGGAGTAGAGTACACAGCAGCAGATGTATCAGCCCAAGGTACTTACAATTTATTTATGCCTGATTCAGAGCATTACAAGGCTTCAGAAGAAAGCTTTGAATCATCCGCAAAAGTCTTCCATACAACATTTCCTCAAGGATTTCCTTGGGAAGTGCTGGAAGTTTTCTCAGGGCCACCAAATGTCACATTCAAATGGCGGCATTGGGGACATTTTAACGGAGAATACAAAGGCCATGCACCGACTGGAGAGACAATAGAAATTATCGGCATGAGTATTGCAAAAGTTACCGATGACTTAAAGGTTATTTCCTTAGAACACTACTTCGACAATAATCTGTTCTTGGAAAAGCTAACATCTGGTGGCAAACAGACAAATGCCCAAAAGCCGACAAGTGCTTGTCCGTTCAGTTCTTGGTTCAATAAATCTCGCAAGAGTTAG
- a CDS encoding pyridoxine 5'-phosphate synthase, translating into MPTLGVNIDHIATIRQARRTVEPDPVAAAVLAELAGADGITVHLREDRRHIQDRDVRILRQTVRSHLNLEMAATEEMLAIALDIKPDYVTLVPEKREEVTTEGGLDIALQIARIGEIVDKLQSANIPVSLFIDAELAQIEASVRIQAQFIELHTGQYAEAKDETNRHRELAILAKGCEQAIQAGLRVNAGHGLTYWNVYPVAALPGMEELNIGHTIISRAALVGIERAVREMRQAITGNGA; encoded by the coding sequence GTGCCTACACTTGGCGTTAACATTGACCACATCGCCACCATCCGGCAAGCGCGGCGGACGGTGGAACCAGACCCCGTAGCGGCGGCGGTACTGGCAGAATTAGCCGGTGCTGATGGAATTACGGTGCATCTGCGCGAAGATCGGCGGCATATCCAAGATCGGGATGTGCGGATATTGCGGCAAACAGTGCGATCGCATCTTAATTTAGAAATGGCCGCAACAGAAGAAATGCTAGCGATCGCTCTCGATATCAAACCAGATTACGTTACCTTAGTTCCCGAAAAACGCGAAGAAGTCACAACAGAAGGCGGACTAGATATTGCCCTCCAAATTGCTAGAATAGGTGAAATAGTCGATAAATTGCAAAGCGCTAACATTCCAGTTAGTTTATTTATCGATGCCGAACTAGCACAAATTGAAGCATCTGTCAGGATACAGGCGCAGTTTATCGAATTGCACACCGGACAATATGCTGAAGCTAAAGATGAAACAAATCGCCACCGAGAATTAGCCATATTAGCTAAAGGTTGCGAACAAGCGATTCAAGCTGGATTGCGAGTCAACGCTGGTCATGGACTCACCTACTGGAACGTCTATCCGGTGGCTGCGCTTCCAGGCATGGAAGAACTGAACATTGGTCATACCATCATCAGTCGGGCAGCATTAGTAGGTATAGAAAGGGCAGTCCGCGAGATGAGGCAAGCTATAACAGGGAATGGGGCATAG
- a CDS encoding divergent PAP2 family protein translates to MQDIGNILDNRVLLVALVACLIAQALKLVVEIVKHRKLNVRVLVTTGGMPSAHSALVTALAAGVGQTVGWASPDFAVAMIFAIIVMYDAAGVRQAAGKQARILNQMIDELFHEKPDFSQDRLKELLGHTPVQVIAGSALGITIYWLARSAY, encoded by the coding sequence ATGCAGGACATAGGCAACATTTTAGACAACCGGGTGCTGCTGGTTGCTCTGGTAGCTTGTTTAATTGCTCAAGCATTAAAGCTTGTAGTCGAGATCGTCAAACATCGCAAACTCAATGTACGTGTTTTGGTGACAACCGGAGGTATGCCCAGTGCCCATTCAGCTTTAGTTACAGCTTTAGCTGCTGGTGTGGGGCAAACAGTGGGTTGGGCATCTCCTGATTTTGCCGTTGCGATGATTTTTGCCATCATCGTCATGTATGATGCAGCCGGAGTTCGTCAAGCAGCTGGTAAGCAAGCTCGTATCCTCAATCAAATGATTGATGAATTATTTCATGAAAAACCAGACTTTAGCCAAGACCGTTTGAAGGAATTACTCGGACATACACCAGTTCAGGTAATAGCTGGGTCGGCTTTGGGTATAACTATCTATTGGTTAGCTAGGTCTGCTTATTAA